In one Balaenoptera musculus isolate JJ_BM4_2016_0621 chromosome 2, mBalMus1.pri.v3, whole genome shotgun sequence genomic region, the following are encoded:
- the LOC118889797 gene encoding ycf66-like protein, whose translation MPPCEHSAGRKAGHGPAATPAQGRGAPPAAPHPLRGPRPPGSCALAGRRLPGASKDPPHRPLWARGARSNHVKTRPGSGWQAGTHLSRRRRARHHAVPAGPCAAAGGFPATRRRGRTRTRSPNTRQPDAPHFRRRKSRPPLSPAPEIHCTQAPQEVPPPPQASTAGSPAPRRKSHAPPVRAGGPKGVAEMAEAWCRCSTPRPPGPRPARSATIWRRRGGPSGGGGAEGPRILTAAGWKNYRVRRRPRLYEQPAGCLKP comes from the exons ATGCCTCCGTGCGAGCACTCTGCAGGACGCAAAGCTGGACACGGACCCGCGGCAACTCCTGCCCAAGGTCGCGGCGCCCCTCCCGCGGCCCCACACCCGCTAAGGGGCCCACGGCCCCCGGGCTCCTGCGCGCTCGCGGGCCGGAGACTCCCGGGCGCCTCGAAGGACCCGCCTCACAGGCCGCTCTGGGCGAGGGGCGCGCGTTCCAACCACGTCAAGACCCGGCCGGGCTCGGG ATGGCAGGCCGGCACTCACCTGTCACGCCGCCGCCGAGCCCGCCACCACGCAGTGCCAGCCGGGCCGTGCGCTGCCGCCGGTGGGTTCCCAGCCACGCGGCGCCGGGGACGGACGCGGACGCGCAGCCCTAACACCCGGCAGCCCGACGCCCCACACTTCCGGCGCCGGAAGTCCCGGCCCCCCCTCAGCCCCGCGCCGGAAATCCACTGCACGCAGGCGCCGCAGGAAGTCCCGCCTCCGCCCCAAGCTAGTACCGCCGGAAGCCCAGCCCCGCGAAGAAAGTCCCACGCGCCGCCAGTGCGGGCAGGGGGCCCCAAGGGGGTCGCGGAGATGGCGGAGGCGTGGTGTCGTTGTTCGACCCCGAGACCGCCGGGGCCTCGACCCGCGAGGTCGGCGACCATCTGGAGACGCCGCGGAGGGCcgagcgggggcgggggcgctgAGGGCCCGCGGATACTCACGGCGGCGG GTTGGAAAAATTACAGGGTGCGCAGGCGGCCTCGGCTCTACGAACAACCAGCTGGGTGTTTAAAGCCTTAA